The Peptococcaceae bacterium 1198_IL3148 nucleotide sequence ATCTCTAAAGTACCATTGACATCTTGGAGTGGCCCGTGCAACACTGCGGTAACTTCAAATCTAGCCAGCGCTTTCTTTAGTAAGTCCCCCACGCTGCCGGGTCTTTCCCCTGGCAACATAATCAACACCCGATCTCCCGGCGCCACCAATGTCGACATGCCGTGGTGAAAAAAATCAATGGTCAGTTGCTGGTCAGCAGCAGTAAAATATATTCGCTTACTGGTGCCAGTGGTACCCGAACTTTGTAGCGATACCACCCGGCTAATTTCACTTTGGGATACACACAAAAAATCGTAGGGGTTGCGCTTAAGGTCATCGCTTGGGGTAATGGGCAAATTGGTGATATCACTTAGCTGTTTTAAAGGAAAGGTATTTAGTTGATTTAGTTTTTGTCGATAATAATTACTTTTTTCCCTTGCCAGGGCAATGGTTTGGTTCAATTGCTTTAATTGGTAATGGTTAATTGCTTCCCGGGTTAATTCACTACACCCGATTTTTTTTTGAATCCAGCTGTCCAACGGAGTTATCTCCATCTTGTTTCCCCCTATATAAACTGTTGCCATTGCTAGCTGTCAAATTATAGGCACAAAAAGGAATGATATCACCTTGGGGGCTGACGATGTGAATGCAACAATCCCGCACCCGTTCTATATCTAGGTTCCATACATCTTGAAAGGCCATTCCTGAGATGGTAAAGGAATGAGTCTTTACCCGCTGCAGAAATACATCCCAGCCGCCAAAATCAATTGGTTTGTTAATCTTTACCTCTGGGTAAGACCAATATTTAGACACAAATTGCCGCGCCTTTTTAGAACCCTCTGCCGCCATCTCAATACTGCTACCGCAACAACTGGATTTGTTTTTTGACCAACACATCAGTTGGCCGTCGGGCATTAACACAAAGTTGCCGTGAAATGAACAGAGAGCATTTTCGCACCCCGGCGGTAGAAAATTATCTGGCGCTGTCAATCCCGCCGTTTGCTCACAAATACTACTAATTACCTCTGGTATGGTGATGCGCTGCTCATCCTTTGGTGGTTCTGGATAGCGGCCGAAATAACTGACCGGTTGGAAATGCACTCCCCTGACACCGGGGGCATACTCCAGGGCAAAGCGAATAATGTCACCAATATTGTCGGTGTTAACCCCTGGCACCAGCGTTGGTACTAACACCACGCCAATGTTTTCGGCAAGGCAATTTTCTATGGCAGTAATTTTCTCGGCCAAAAGCTGGCGCCCCCTTAATGCTTGATAAATGCTGTCTTTAGTACCGTCAAATTGTAAAAAAATAGAGGCCAGACCAGCTGCCCTTAATTCTTTAATATAATTTTTGTCCTGGGCCAAGCGAAGACCATTGGTATTTAGTTGGATAAAATTAAAGCCCATTTGCCGTCCCATGGCCACTATTGGCGCCAAGTCATTTCGTACAGTGGGTTCGCCACCGGAAATTTGCACGTTGTACGGTCCACCGGCAGCCAATAATTTCTGATACCACCCCTTAATGACCGTTATGTCCGGATCATCCCTTTGGT carries:
- the trsS gene encoding radical SAM (seleno)protein TrsS; this translates as MAMIKDKGEIIETIESLCPHCLQKLTAYKVLRGQNVYMEKACPKHGFFQVVLWRGQPEYQSWKRPKIPSAPKVCFTEVDKGCPFDCGLCADHRQHTCTALLEVTHRCNLNCSFCFADASPDQRDDPDITVIKGWYQKLLAAGGPYNVQISGGEPTVRNDLAPIVAMGRQMGFNFIQLNTNGLRLAQDKNYIKELRAAGLASIFLQFDGTKDSIYQALRGRQLLAEKITAIENCLAENIGVVLVPTLVPGVNTDNIGDIIRFALEYAPGVRGVHFQPVSYFGRYPEPPKDEQRITIPEVISSICEQTAGLTAPDNFLPPGCENALCSFHGNFVLMPDGQLMCWSKNKSSCCGSSIEMAAEGSKKARQFVSKYWSYPEVKINKPIDFGGWDVFLQRVKTHSFTISGMAFQDVWNLDIERVRDCCIHIVSPQGDIIPFCAYNLTASNGNSLYRGKQDGDNSVGQLDSKKNRV